The Vigna unguiculata cultivar IT97K-499-35 chromosome 1, ASM411807v1, whole genome shotgun sequence nucleotide sequence AAGATATTGGATTTTGACAATAATtctgaagaagatgaaaatgatggtAATCAATAatggttcattttaaataataaatactttctatttctttatgtaaaattgttttttaaataataaatactttctGTTTCTTTCAGATAACATAATTGGACATTTCAAATTTGATTTGTATTCAAAAGCTGAAATTCAAGGTGAAACAATactttttagtgtttttatatttaagtataaatgttatttaattactgacatatatgttttttatgtaCTTAGGAAATGTTGATGTTGGGGAGTGTTCACTTGAGTGTCCCTATTGTCAAGCTCAACTGTGGTACGAAGAAAGATATGATAAATGTGAAAGATTAAAACAAGTTGATTTCTCTCTTTgttgtcaaaagggaaaagtaCAACTTCCATTGTTGAAGAAACCTCCACAATTGCTTCAAAAGTTGTTAAAAGGAGAAGACAGTACAAGCCAGAATTTCTTACATAACATAAGAAGTTACAACAACATGTTCTCATTTACATCCATTGGAGCTAAAATCCATTCCTCAATCAATGATGGATCAGGTCCTCCTCAATTTATTCTTAGTGGTCAAAATTACTATCGCATTGCAAGTTTATTGCCTGAAAAAGGATCAAATCCCAAATTTGcacaactatatatttatgacaCAGAAAATGAAACAAGCAACAGAGTTAGTCACTTTGGGTATGTTTAAATAGTTTCTTTATGTTTTAGCCATCATTGCGCATATAAttgactaattttttatttttcaggtCTGATAGTCAGCAATCCATATTTGATAAATCATTGATCgaagaattgaagaaaatgattgaCAAACACAATGTACTTGCTCAAACATTCAGAAGAGTAAGAGATTTTATACATGATCATGAACAatcagattttggattgagGTTATTTAGACATCGCTTTAAGGATCCTAGAGTATATAATACACCAGTAGCAGATGAAGTGGCAGCATTGATTGTTGGTGATTTGAGTACCTTAGATGTAGGAAGGGACATCATTGTCAAGAAAGTTTATGGTCAATTAACAAGACTACATGAAACACACACATGTTTCATTCCTCTTCAATATCCTTTGATTTTCCCATATGGACAGGATGGTTATCAAGAGGATATTCTAATTAGAGATTGTCAAAAATATGGACAAAGTAGAAAGAGAATTCGCATTTCTTTACGAGAATTCATTGCTTTCAGAATACAAGATAGAAAGGTTGAATTTGGTAATGTTGTAAATTCACGTAGATTGTTTCAACAGTTTTGAGTGGATACATACACCATGATTGAAGCCCAAAGGTTGTCTTTTATACGAAATAATCAAAAACTCATTCGTTCAGATATTCTGAATGGGTTACAAGAAGCTGTTAACAAAGGTGAAACTGATCCTTCTTCCATTGGTAAGCGTATTGTTCTTCCAGCTTCATTTACAGGTGGTATGAGATATATGTTCAATAATTGCCAAGATGCTATAGCAATTTGCAAGAGGTATGGCTATCCAGATTTGTTTATAACAATCACATGTAATGTAAATTGGCCTGAAATTGTTGATTTTGTCAAATCAAGAGGATTAACTGCTTTAGATAGGCCGGACATAGTTTGTagagtttttaaaatgaaattagaccAAATGATGACCGATTTCAAGAAGAATAATTTCTTTGGCAAAGTCAATGCaggtataaaattttaattttcttaatttatttttcttactgCCTATTGTtttctctaataattattttacaaatataggTATGTATACAGTTGAATTTCAGAAGAGAGGTCTGCCACATGCTCATATATTACTATGGTTGAGTGACTCTAACAAGTTAGAAAATGCAAAGCATATAGATCAAGTTATCTCTGCTGAACTTCCTCATCCAGATCTCTATCCTAAACTTTCAAAGGCTGTTCAAACATATATGATACATGGTCCTTGCGGAGCTGCTAGATTCAACTCGCCATGTATGAAAGAAGGTCGGTgttctaaattttttcctaaaaaatttaGACATTCAACTACAATTGATGAAGATGAATATCCTGTATATAGACATAGAGATGATGGTTTATGTGTTGAAAAATGGACATAAATTAGGTAATGCAAATGTGGTGCCGTATAGTCCTATTCTCTTAATGCGTTATCAAGCTCATGTTAATATAGAATATTGCAACAAATTCAACTCAATCaagtatttgttcaaatatgtaaACAAAGGTCCTAATAGAGCAACAATTAAAATTACAGACAAGGAGAATGAATCTACAGAGATGCGTATTGTTGATGAGATAAAAAGATACTATGATTGTAGATATTTATCTGCATGTGAAGTAGTTTGGCGAATTTTTGGTTTTGATATCCATCATCGATGGCCAGCTGTTCAACGATTAAATTTTCACTTACAAGATCAACAACCAgttttgtttaaagatgatgatcGAATTGATGATGTATTGCATAAGAATGAGAATATGAACACCATGTTCctagcttggtttgaagctaacaaaaaatttgaggaaGGTAGAAACTTGACCTATGCTGAATTTCCAACAAAGTTTGTTTGGATGTCTCAACAAAAACAATGGAAACCAAGAAAGCAAGGTTATAGTATTGGTCGACTAACATATGTTCCTCCAGGATCAGGTGAATGCTACTACATGAGAATCTtactaacaaaacaaaaaggttgtattgatCATGATAGTATAAAGACAATTAATGGTAAAACATTCTCCACATACCAAGAGGCTTGCCAAGAATTAGGATTATTGGCAGATGACAAAGAATTCATTGATGCCATTAAAGAGGCTAGCCATCTTGCATCTGGAAATCAACTTAGAAGGttatttgttgctttgttaATCATGAATACAATGTCTAAGCCAAATGTTGTTTGGGATGCAACTTGGACTTTACTTGCAGATGATATCCTatatcaaaaaagaaaagacttgAACATAccaggtactaaattgaattattCTACACTGTTTTTTCCATAATTAGGTATTAATTACATATTCTATTTTGTAGATTTTCAAATTGAAGAGCATGATTTACACAATCTTTGCTTACTAGAAGTACAAGAACTTCTAAATTCAAATGGGCGAGCTTTATTAGATTATAGTTGCCTTCCTCAACCTGATCtttcaaattcattcaaatttcagaacaggATCATTGTTGATGAaatgaattatgataaagaacAAATGGAGAAGCTACATCAATCTCTATTGCAGTCTGTCACTAATGAGCAACTACATGTTTATAACAGAATTATGACAGCAGTGAACTTAGAGGTAgggaatttctttttcttatatggttatggtggtactagaaaaatatatctttggAAACTTTTGTCAGCTGCTATTAGAGCAAAGGGAATGATTGCCCTTAATGTAGCTTCAAGTGGTATTGCATCTTTATTGCTTCCTGGAGGTAAAACTGCTCATTCTACTTTTTGCATACCATTAGCAATCAATGATGAATCAACATGTAACATCAATCAAGGAAGTCTTCGTGCTAAACTATTGATGGAAGCAAAACTTATAATATGGGATGAAGCTCCTATGATGAATAAGTTATGGTTTCAAGCTTTTGATAGAACATTGAGAGACATTATGAGAGCTACGAATCAACATAATGCtgacaaaccatttggtggAAAGGTGGTGGTCTTGGGCGGTGATTTTAGACAAATCTTGCCAGTAGTAAGAAAGGGATCAAGGTATGATATTGTGAACTCATCAATTAACTATTCTGATTTGTGGCAATATTGCACAGTTCTTAagctatcacaaaacatgaggtTAAAGACTGCTACTTCAAATGAAAGtgcaaaagatataaaagaatttgctgattggattcttaaaattggagatggaaatatgaatttgaatgaaagtGGTGAAGCCAACCTTTCAATACCAACAGATCTTCTAATTCAGGAAAGTGAAACACCTTTACTTTCTTTAGTCAAATTTGTTTATGGTGGTCTAATTGAAAATATCATGACTCCTGGATTCTTTGATGATGGTGCAATACTTTGCCCTACAATTGATAGTGTTAAACAAgtaaatgacttcattttatctttgattCCTGGTGAAGAACAAGTTTATTTAAGTTCAGACACTCCttgccaatctgatgatgatcaagaaattcaaggtgaGTGATTTACTCAAGAGTTTCTAAATGATATTAAATGTTCAGGAATTCCAAATcataggattaaattgaaagttggcataccaattatgcttttaagaaacATTGATCAAGCAAATGGTCTGTGCAATGGTACAAGGTTGCAAGTTAATGATTTGGGAAAGAATGTTATCTCTGCTACAGTAATAACTGGCAAAAATGTTGGTGACAAAATATTCATACCAAGAATGAACTTGACACCTTCTGATTCCAGCATCCCGTTCAAATTTCAAAGGAGGCAATTTCCAATATCCTTATGCTTTGCGATGACAATAAACAAAAGCCAAGGTCAAACTCTTTCTAAAGTTGGACTTTATCTTCCTCACCCAGTTTTTACTCATGGACAATTGTACGTAGCAGTTTCTAGAGTCACATCAAAGAAAGgactaaaaatcttaattttggatgaagatggaaaagtaaccactacaactacaaatgtggtttacaaagaaatctttgaaaatctttgataaaggtatacaaattacttttatataattcttacaatttttcaattattttacatttaactgtatttattttttaccttgCAGATTACAGTTAGTGCAgattactttattttttgggTCCATATACAAATTTTGGTGCACATTACAGTTCATGCAGATTAGAACTGTATAATATATAGTGATTGATAAATGTTTTCATACTTTCattgtttatcatttttttccaCAAGCTACTTCTTTGAATTCCAGTAATGcttcttatatattaatacactattgtttcttttattagttatatatatgttggttTTCAATTGTTATTTGTTGCTTTACTTTATTATCAACAATAAATATCTACATACATGTGCTTGGGTGTTATTGAATCCGAATTGACATAATTGCatttcatttgtttaattttctaaatgttAAAGAAtctgaattatatatttttgctgTTACTTTACCTGTAACttctatactttattttatctgttaCTTTTTCTGACAGTGaacaataacaattttaaatttgttgtcaCTGTTTGCACGTGACAATGTTCTCTATTCTGACTTAAAATTTCTCATTCCTTCACAACTTTCACTTTACCATTTCATACACATCCTTCACTCAACACTACATTTGAACCTCCATTTCTCTGCAATTACAAAATTGGAAATGGACCAAACCCAAGATCAGAGAACAATACTTTGGAAGTTCAAGACCATCTACATATTCTCTAAGGTATGTCTTCAATTTTAACACAATTACAAATTTAGATCTATTACCTTGCATTGAGATTTTCTGTTCTATGTGGTTCGCAGTGTTCTATATTCATAACGTATGTATTGCGCCTTTCACTTGAGtttgtttattatttcaatgttcagaaaattttcaattttttttttctttctatttattttttaaaagaattattaattcTGAATTCAATTTTTATCAACGTctgttataaataaatgtattttttgttgatatataaGTCTGTTCAcaacttatatatgttttgtttttcattatgttattgcagaaaaaatattcataatgtctttattgtttgaaaataatttagtgtCCTCATTATTTTGTAGCCATTTTTGTTTGTTGATCGACACTTTGTTGTTGGTTATGCACATGAATTAGGCCCACAGTGGCACTTGGTAGATGTAAATGGTATGAGCACAACAATTACCTATAACATGGATTCAGATAACCCAAGGATCACTGAAGGTTGGTTTAATATGAGAAATTTGTATCAAATTCAAAGTGATTCTCACATCCAGTTTCAGTATTTGGGAAATTGTTTATTTCACCTAACAGTGTTTAAAGGTGGATGTACACGAACAAGTTGGACAACATTTATGAACCGTATTAATCATCAAAATACAAGATCTATATTTTCAGTGAAATTGTCAAAGTATCAAAGCAAAGCAAGTCACTTGGTATATtccttcttatttattattatgcttattactataattaaattcaaatacttATACTAACAATAAACGTTTTAATGATGTAGGATTTGCCATCAAAGTTTGCCAACTTTATTCGGG carries:
- the LOC114187778 gene encoding uncharacterized protein LOC114187778, with product MLHEFGHVDPIFFAIFGEELGPVWHLEDIEGNQHQLTFDMDVNHPVLTDVSKENVTPDSTSKTNLSLNEDTNVQNKRIQSTIRKPFSELTYCELEQNNGKAARRRRKLIINQKLADKRFHGSTSIGSTNAPILQNSNSNNTGLQFCQPSRKQAIRSISKILDFDNNSEEDENDDNIIGHFKFDLYSKAEIQGNVDVGECSLECPYCQAQLWSDSQQSIFDKSLIEELKKMIDKHNVLAQTFRRVRDFIHDHEQSDFGLRLFRHRFKDPRVYNTPVADEVAALIVGDLSTLDVGRDIIVKKDGYQEDILIRDCQKYGQSRKRIRISLREFIAFRIQDRKVEFVDTYTMIEAQRLSFIRNNQKLIRSDILNGLQEAVNKGETDPSSIGKRIVLPASFTGGMRYMFNNCQDAIAICKRYGYPDLFITITCNVNWPEIVDFVKSRGLTALDRPDIVCRVFKMKLDQMMTDFKKNNFFGKMMVYVLKNGHKLGNANVVPYSPILLMRYQAHVNIEYCNKFNSIKYLFKYVNKGPNRATIKITDKENESTEMRIVDEIKRYYDCRYLSACEVVWRIFGFDIHHRWPAVQRLNFHLQDQQPVLFKDDDRIDDVLHKNENMNTMFLAWFEANKKFEEGRNLTYAEFPTKFVWMSQQKQWKPRKQGYSIGRLTYVPPGSGECYYMRILLTKQKGCIDHDSIKTINGKTFSTYQEACQELGLLADDKEFIDAIKEASHLASGNQLRRLFVALLIMNTMSKPNVVWDATWTLLADDILYQKRKDLNIPDFQIEEHDLHNLCLLEVQELLNSNGRALLDYSCLPQPDLSNSFKFQNRIIVDEMNYDKEQMEKLHQSLLQSVTNEQLHVYNRIMTAVNLEKNISLETFVSCY